In the Diprion similis isolate iyDipSimi1 chromosome 2, iyDipSimi1.1, whole genome shotgun sequence genome, one interval contains:
- the LOC124416038 gene encoding facilitated trehalose transporter Tret1-like has protein sequence MTSSIPDVSPPTPTSKKSTQYLAAVSSTLAAVTAANYIGWSSPALPLYNQKDTLALSDDEKSWVGSLLALGALAGAIPAGWVADKFGRKKSILLIGVPCLLFWFMIGFAPSTLWLFVARFLSGVANGATTVIVPMYVSEIAEPATRGTIGSLFELQMAIGLSLGWLTGLIGNLKWIAMTSATIPAALLLSFIFMPETPVWLIGQNRRKDAERAMERLRGRNFPFQQELAQLEFNKESQSKQRAGFSELKNHKRAVLISFGLTALQQLSGINAVVFYAEELFVAKESVLTPTVCAAIMGVAQVLATIVSTVLADKAGRRILLMISTIVMGVCLIVVSVHFHFQAGVQSTGIPWVPLIFFTIYISMYAIGCGPVPWIMVNEVSPTNVVGSISAAAAMINWSLTFVVTKVFINLQATIGLPLTFGMFAALCMIGAIFVAFVVPETKGKTKEEIQLQLHKIKKEPMEIYTITIDQTRL, from the exons ATGACCTCATCAATTCCGGATGTTTCACCACCGACGCCTACGAGTAAAAAATCTACACAGTACCTTGCAGCTGTTTCAT CTACCTTAGCCGCCGTGACTGCAGCCAACTATATCGGTTGGTCATCTCCAGCACTTCCGCTCTACAATCAAAAGGATACACTAGCTTTGAGCGATGACGAGAAGTCATGGGTTGGATCCTTGCTCGCGCTGGGAGCTCTCGCGGGTGCGATTCCTGCGGGATGGGTTGCTGATAAATTCGGAAGGAAGAAATCGATACTGCTAATCGGTGTACCTTGTCTGCTTTTTTGGTTCATGATCGGATTTGCACCAAGCACGTTATG GTTGTTCGTGGCTCGATTTTTGAGCGGAGTTGCAAATGGGGCAACGACAGTCATCGTTCCGATGTACGTCTCCGAAATTGCGGAGCCGGCTACTCGAGGTACGATTGGGTCGCTGTTCGAGCTCCAGATGGCGATTGGGCTTTCGCTGGGGTGGTTGACAG GTTTGATCGGGAATCTCAAATGGATAGCCATGACCTCAGCCACTATACCGGCAGCTCTGCTGCTGAGCTTCATCTTCATGCCCGAAACCCCGGTGTGGTTGATTggccaaaatcgtcgaaaggACGCCGAGAGAGCGATGGAGAGACTCAGAGGTagaaattttccgtttcagCAGGAGCTTGCGCAGCTCGAGTTCAACAAAGAATCCCAGAGCAAGCAGAGGGCAGGATTTTCGGAGCTAAAGAACCACAAAAGGGCTGTCCTAATCTCCTTCG GACTTACGGCTCTCCAACAACTGTCCGGAATAAATGCGGTTGTTTTCTACGCCGAGGAGCTTTTCGTTGCCAAAGAATCGGTCCTTACCCCAACAGTCTGCGCTGCCATTATGGGCGTCGCTCAGGTTCTAGCGACTATCGTATCCACGGTTTTGGCGGACAAAGCTGGCCGAAGAATCCTCCTCATGATCAGTACGATCGTCATGGGTGTCTGCCTCATCGTCGTGTCAGTGCATTTCCATTTTCAG GCAGGAGTACAATCGACCGGTATTCCATGGGTGCCTCTGATATTCTTCACAATCTACATAAGCATGTACGCAATTGGATGTGGACCAGTGCCTTGGATCATGGTGAACGAAGTCTCGCCGACAAACGTGGTGGGTTCAATCAGTGCGGCAGCGGCCATGATCAATTGGTCACTGACCTTCGTGGTTACGAAGGTTTTCATCAACCTCCAGGCCACGATCGGCCTGCCCTTGACTTTCGGTATGTTCGCCGCGTTGTGCATGATCGGCGCGATATTCGTTGCGTTTGTCGTACCGGAGACGAAGGGCAAGACGAAAGAGGAAATTCAGCTTCAACTTCACAAGATCAAGAAGGAACCGATGGAAATCTATACTATCACTATCGACCAGACTAGGCTGTGA
- the LOC124415983 gene encoding octopamine receptor Oamb codes for MRELNESACAALYEGVEWAGPGIVATLVVLAVVNVMVVLGNVLVILAVYHTSKLRNVTNMFIVSLAVADLMVGVAVLPFSATWEVFKVWIFGDIWCSVWLAVDVWMCTASILNLCAISLDRYLAVTRPVSYPQIMSPKRARLLVATVWVLSFVICFPPLVGWKDKEVHAPHNTTLSQNGPFNMTTIFIPVAPCPWICELTNDAGYVVYSALGSFYIPMLVMLFFYWRIYNAAVSTTKAINQGFRTTKGSKMLGSRFDEQRLTLRIHRGRGSLHNGSNNGSPRSPESGRSSVRKEKIKISVSYPSTDTLNTKCNTLERTPSRCSQISVHYSNGQTQTQLCPSPRAAHLKVGGVNRVGSTKRQSRRSSCESQVTGDDASLRELAPGVDDKPCRVPKMGKRNIKAQVKRFRMETKAAKTLGIIVGGFVLCWLPFFTMYLVRAFCPNCIHPTVFSVLFWLGYCNSAINPCIYALFSKDFRFAFKRIICKCFCKRRANTLRRGSDGSQLATRCDRSPSYSARTPHHGVSIEDSDPDPGSDHNAHSQSDSR; via the exons ATGCGAGAGCTCAACGAGTCCGCCTGTGCAGCGCTGTACGAGGGCGTTGAGTGGGCTGGACCAGGAATCGTTGCGACGCTCGTCGTCCTTGCCGTTGTTAACGTTATGGTAGTCCTGGGCAACGTTTTGGTCATTCTGGCCGTTTACCACACGTCCAAATTGAGAAACGTGACCAATATGTTTATCGTCAGTCTCGCTGTTGCGGATCTAATGGTCGGCGTTGCGGTTCTGCCGTTTAGTGCCACTTGGGAAGTATTTaag gtttggatttttggtgacatttggtGTTCCGTATGGCTTGCCGTAGACGTGTGGATGTGCACGGCCTCGATTCTGAACTTGTGTGCCATTAGTTTGGACCGATACTTAGCTGTCACAAGGCCAGTGAGCTATCCACAG ATCATGTCACCAAAGAGAGCTCGACTTCTTGTGGCGACTGTCTGGGTCCTGAGCTTCGTGATATGTTTCCCTCCTCTCGTGGGCTGGAAAGACAAAGAG GTACACGCACCCCACAATACAACCCTGTCGCAAAACGGACCCTTCAATATgaccacaatttttattccggTCGCTCCCTGTCCCTGGATATGCGAACTCACCAATGATGCTGGGTACGTCGTGTACAG CGCACTCGGTTCCTTCTACATCCCAATGCTGGTTATGCTCTTCTTTTACTGGAGAATATACAACGCTGCTGTGTCGACGACGAAGGCGATCAATCAAGGATTTCGAACGACAAAGGGTTCGAAAATGCTCGGCTCACG GTTCGACGAGCAGAGACTGACATTGAGGATCCACAGAGGTCGCGGAAGCCTCCATAACGGCAGCAACAATGGAAGTCCCAGGAGCCCGGAGTCAGGTCGGAGCTCTGTGAGGAAAGAAAAGATCAAGATATCAGTGTCCTACCCAAGTACTGACACCCTCAACACTAAATGCAACACCTTGGAACGCACGCCGTCAAGGTGTTCGCAGATATCGGTGCACTACAGCAACGGACAGACTCAAACGCAGCTGTGCCCGAGTCCCAGAGCCGCTCACCTCAAG GTGGGGGGTGTGAATAGGGTAGGAAGTACCAAGCGACAGAGCCGACGGAGCAGCTGCGAGAGCCAAGTTACTGGCGACGATGCATCTCTTCGCGAACTAGCTCCTGGTGTTGACGATAAACCCTGCAGAGTGCCGAAGATGGGAAAGAGGAACATAAAAGCTCAG GTGAAGAGGTTCCGAATGGAGACAAAGGCCGCCAAGACCCTAGGCATCATCGTCGGTGGATTCGTCCTCTGTTGGCTTCCATTTTTCACAATGTACCTGGTGCGAGCGTTCTGCCCGAACTGCATACACCCTACGGTCTTCAGCGTCCTCTTCTGGCTTGGCTACTGCAACTCCGCCATAAACCCCTGCATATACGCCTTGTTTAGCAAGGACTTCCGGTTCGCCTTCAAGAGGATAATATGCAAGTGCTTCTGCAAACGGAGAGCCAACACTCTCAGACGTGGCAGTGACGGGAGCCAATTAGCGACCCG ATGCGATCGAAGTCCTAGCTATTCGGCGAGGACGCCTCATCACGGCGTCTCAATTGAGGATTCCGATCCTGATCCGGGTTCGGATCACAACGCGCATTCGCAAAGCGACTCCAGATGA